One genomic region from Rhodococcus sp. SBT000017 encodes:
- a CDS encoding MMPL family transporter, which yields MVTTRERPPIEGATRDGSILERFAGVARWSYRHRLAVLAGWLVALVLSAGAYVGLGMSELSPAEGFVGESGAAEQLETGSDFLSSRTETILVQGNSAGDSDRIADELAAALAGTAQQPPEKLTAAAGDQRVLQVLLPDEQASPSERVQGIESAIESAREANPGAAISATGPISVQADVTTSYGERLVLLEMLSLPVTAVVLFLVFAGLIATLIPLVTGLAVVALAILWSGPTSLLVPMESNQMSVILLMGLALGVDYSLFFVRRAREEFARSGDADAAATIAVSMTVRSVLVAGLVTGVSVIAAFLTESPIFHSLTLGIILVVVAAMLASITLLPALLALGRRRVVKQLFGKTPDDAAEETGFWGRLSGTVVRRPVPALLAGLAVMVLLAAPVATMKLQFPGTDSMPRTFETLRTLDDVSEQFPLYGVSHTVVTETGGDVAGTSAVLTDIAEDAAGLPGFDGQVREVQISTDESVARIEIGTDADGIDAQSARDSLNELRGNLVPEFAGDREILVGGETAVSVDVSESTSRDLLIVIPIVLLVAFALIYLAFRSVGLAALSVGLNLLSVLASYGILVLLFQYGWGATVFGSEYVGPVVTLLPVMMLVILIGLSMDYHVFILTRVREAFGRGLGVEDAVRQGVVRSAPPVTAAAAVMVVIFAMFTLLPTPEMKQLGVGLAAAIALDATVVRGILVPAALRLLGAGVWKRSLDGAGHH from the coding sequence ATGGTGACCACGAGGGAGAGGCCCCCGATCGAGGGCGCGACGAGGGATGGCTCCATCCTGGAACGTTTCGCGGGAGTGGCCAGGTGGAGCTACCGTCATCGTCTCGCAGTGCTTGCGGGATGGCTTGTGGCGCTGGTGTTGTCGGCCGGGGCATACGTGGGACTCGGTATGTCCGAGTTGTCTCCTGCGGAAGGGTTCGTCGGCGAGTCCGGCGCGGCGGAGCAATTGGAAACGGGCTCGGACTTCCTGTCCTCGCGCACCGAAACCATTCTGGTGCAGGGCAACTCGGCGGGGGACTCCGATCGCATCGCGGACGAGTTGGCCGCGGCGCTGGCGGGGACGGCGCAGCAGCCTCCGGAGAAGTTGACGGCCGCTGCCGGGGACCAACGGGTTCTGCAGGTGCTGCTGCCCGACGAGCAGGCATCGCCGTCCGAGCGCGTGCAGGGGATCGAGTCTGCGATCGAGAGCGCCCGCGAGGCCAACCCGGGTGCTGCCATATCGGCTACCGGGCCCATCTCGGTGCAGGCCGACGTCACCACCAGTTACGGTGAGCGACTGGTCTTGCTGGAAATGCTCAGCCTCCCCGTCACGGCCGTCGTGTTGTTCCTCGTGTTCGCCGGTCTGATTGCCACGTTGATCCCGCTTGTCACCGGCCTCGCCGTGGTGGCACTGGCCATCCTCTGGAGCGGGCCGACGTCGTTGTTGGTGCCCATGGAGAGCAACCAGATGAGCGTCATCTTGCTGATGGGTCTCGCTCTGGGCGTGGACTACTCGTTGTTCTTCGTCAGACGCGCCCGCGAGGAGTTCGCCCGATCCGGTGACGCCGACGCGGCCGCCACGATCGCAGTGTCGATGACGGTGCGCTCGGTTCTGGTGGCCGGTCTGGTGACCGGTGTGTCGGTGATCGCAGCCTTCCTGACCGAATCGCCGATTTTCCACTCGCTCACACTCGGCATCATTCTCGTCGTCGTCGCCGCGATGCTTGCGTCGATCACCTTGCTCCCGGCGCTGTTGGCGTTGGGGCGTCGACGAGTCGTCAAGCAGTTGTTCGGCAAGACCCCGGACGACGCGGCGGAGGAGACAGGGTTCTGGGGTCGGCTGTCGGGCACGGTCGTTCGGCGCCCGGTGCCTGCGCTGCTCGCCGGACTGGCCGTGATGGTCTTGTTGGCAGCACCGGTCGCGACCATGAAGTTGCAGTTTCCGGGAACCGACAGCATGCCGCGCACCTTCGAGACGCTGCGCACGCTGGACGACGTCTCCGAGCAGTTCCCGCTGTACGGCGTCAGCCATACCGTGGTCACCGAGACCGGCGGTGACGTCGCCGGTACCTCGGCGGTCCTCACCGACATCGCCGAGGACGCGGCCGGGCTGCCCGGATTCGACGGGCAGGTACGAGAGGTTCAGATCTCCACGGACGAGTCGGTGGCGCGCATCGAGATCGGCACCGACGCAGACGGTATCGACGCGCAATCGGCGAGGGATTCTCTGAACGAGTTGCGAGGCAACCTCGTTCCGGAGTTCGCGGGTGATCGTGAGATCCTCGTCGGTGGTGAGACCGCGGTCAGCGTCGATGTCTCGGAATCGACGTCGCGTGATCTGTTGATCGTCATACCGATCGTCCTGCTGGTCGCTTTCGCGTTGATCTACCTCGCCTTCCGCAGTGTCGGGCTGGCCGCTCTGAGTGTGGGTCTGAATCTGCTGTCGGTGCTCGCGTCCTACGGCATCCTGGTGCTGTTGTTCCAGTACGGCTGGGGTGCAACGGTGTTCGGATCGGAGTACGTCGGCCCGGTGGTGACTTTGCTGCCGGTGATGATGCTGGTCATCCTCATCGGCCTGTCGATGGACTACCACGTCTTCATCCTCACTCGGGTGCGCGAAGCATTCGGTCGTGGCCTCGGTGTCGAGGATGCCGTCCGGCAGGGTGTGGTCCGGTCCGCGCCGCCCGTCACTGCGGCTGCGGCCGTGATGGTGGTGATCTTCGCGATGTTCACGCTGTTGCCGACGCCGGAGATGAAGCAGCTCGGTGTCGGGCTGGCCGCGGCAATTGCTCTGGACGCGACTGTCGTTCGCGGCATTCTCGTCCCTGCCGCATTGCGACTGCTGGGGGCCGGCGTGTGGAAGCGCTCGCTCGACGGCGCGGGGCATCACTGA
- a CDS encoding NADP-dependent isocitrate dehydrogenase: protein MTAKKPTIIYTLTDEAPMLATHAFLPVIRSFASAAEINVESSDISVANRILAEFPDYLNEDQRVTDNLAELGKLTQLPETNIIKLPNISASVPQLLAAVKELQDKGYAIPDFPGNPKTDEEREIRDRYTKCLGSAVNPVLREGNSDRRAPKAVKEFARKHPHSMTEWSMASRTHVAHMREGDFYHGEKSTVVDGDREIKMELLPTDGEPIVLKETVSLTDGDVIDSMFMSKKALLDFYEHEMQDAYDTGVMFSLHVKATMMRVSHPIVFGHAVRVFYKDAFAKHNELFEELGVNVNNGLSDLYTKIETLPASKRDEIIEDLHKCHETRPELAMVDSARGISNFHSPSDVIVDASMPAMIRAGGKMWGADGRPKDTKAVNPESTFSRIYQEMVNFCKTNGQFDPTTMGTVPNVGLMAQKAEEYGSHDKTFEVPKAGIANITDKATGEVLLTQTVEEGDIWRLCIVKDAPIQDWVKLAVRRARESGMPVVFWLDPYRPHENELIGKVRKYLKDHDTEGLDIQIMSQVRAIRYTMERLVRGLDTISATGNILRDYLTDLFPILELGTSAKMLSIVPLMAGGGLYETGAGGSAPKHVKQLIEENHLRWDSLGEFLALAVSLEDLGTKTGDVKATILAKALDSATGKLLENSKGPSRSTGELDNRGSQFYLALYWAEELAAQTEDTELAKHFAALAKTLSDNEDKIVAELNEVQGNAVDIGGYYYPDPEATAAVMRPSKTFNEALESAKQ, encoded by the coding sequence ATGACTGCGAAGAAGCCGACCATCATCTATACCCTGACCGACGAGGCGCCCATGCTGGCGACTCACGCGTTTCTGCCGGTCATACGTTCTTTCGCCAGCGCGGCCGAGATCAACGTCGAGTCGAGTGACATCTCCGTTGCCAACCGCATCCTCGCCGAGTTCCCCGATTACCTCAACGAAGACCAGCGAGTGACCGACAACCTCGCCGAGCTGGGCAAGCTGACGCAGCTGCCCGAGACCAACATCATCAAGCTGCCGAACATCAGCGCCTCGGTGCCGCAGTTGCTCGCAGCCGTCAAGGAACTGCAGGACAAGGGCTATGCGATTCCCGACTTCCCCGGCAATCCGAAGACCGACGAAGAGCGCGAAATCCGCGACCGGTACACCAAGTGCCTCGGCAGCGCGGTCAATCCGGTTCTGCGCGAGGGTAACTCGGACCGTCGTGCCCCGAAGGCCGTGAAGGAATTCGCCCGTAAGCACCCGCACAGCATGACCGAGTGGTCGATGGCGTCGCGCACCCACGTTGCGCACATGCGCGAGGGCGATTTCTACCACGGTGAGAAGTCGACCGTCGTCGACGGCGACCGCGAGATCAAGATGGAGCTACTGCCCACCGACGGCGAGCCGATCGTGCTCAAGGAGACGGTGTCGCTCACCGACGGTGACGTCATCGACTCGATGTTCATGAGCAAGAAGGCCCTGCTCGATTTCTACGAGCACGAGATGCAGGACGCCTACGACACCGGCGTGATGTTCTCCTTGCACGTCAAGGCGACGATGATGCGGGTATCGCACCCCATCGTGTTCGGCCACGCCGTGCGAGTGTTCTACAAGGATGCGTTCGCCAAGCACAACGAGCTCTTCGAGGAGCTGGGCGTCAACGTCAACAACGGCCTGTCGGATCTCTACACCAAGATCGAGACCCTCCCGGCGTCCAAGCGCGACGAGATCATCGAGGACCTGCACAAGTGTCACGAGACCCGTCCGGAGCTCGCGATGGTCGACTCCGCTCGCGGCATCTCCAACTTCCACTCTCCCAGCGACGTTATCGTCGACGCGTCCATGCCTGCGATGATTCGCGCCGGCGGCAAGATGTGGGGAGCGGACGGCCGTCCCAAGGACACCAAGGCCGTCAACCCCGAGTCGACCTTCTCCCGGATCTACCAGGAGATGGTGAACTTCTGCAAGACCAACGGCCAGTTCGATCCGACGACGATGGGCACCGTGCCCAACGTCGGCTTGATGGCGCAGAAGGCCGAGGAGTACGGCTCGCACGACAAGACGTTCGAGGTGCCGAAGGCGGGCATCGCGAACATCACCGACAAGGCCACCGGCGAGGTACTGCTGACGCAGACCGTCGAAGAGGGCGACATCTGGCGTCTGTGCATCGTCAAGGATGCCCCGATCCAGGATTGGGTCAAGCTGGCCGTGCGCCGTGCGCGCGAGTCCGGCATGCCGGTCGTCTTCTGGCTCGACCCGTACCGCCCGCACGAGAACGAGCTCATCGGCAAGGTGCGCAAGTACCTGAAGGATCACGACACCGAGGGCCTCGACATCCAGATCATGTCGCAGGTTCGCGCGATCCGGTACACGATGGAGCGTCTGGTCCGCGGACTCGACACCATCTCGGCCACCGGCAACATCCTGCGTGACTACCTCACCGACCTGTTCCCGATCCTCGAGCTCGGCACCAGCGCCAAGATGCTCTCCATCGTTCCCCTGATGGCAGGCGGCGGACTGTACGAGACGGGTGCGGGTGGCTCGGCTCCCAAGCACGTCAAGCAGCTCATCGAGGAGAACCACCTGCGCTGGGATTCGCTCGGCGAGTTCCTGGCTCTGGCAGTGAGCCTCGAAGATCTGGGTACCAAGACCGGCGACGTCAAGGCGACCATCCTCGCCAAGGCACTCGACTCCGCCACCGGCAAGCTGCTCGAGAACAGCAAGGGACCGTCGCGCTCGACCGGTGAACTCGACAACCGTGGCAGCCAGTTCTACCTCGCTCTCTACTGGGCCGAGGAACTCGCCGCACAGACCGAGGACACCGAGCTGGCCAAGCACTTCGCTGCTCTGGCGAAGACCTTGTCCGACAACGAAGACAAGATCGTCGCCGAGCTCAACGAGGTTCAGGGCAACGCAGTCGACATCGGCGGCTACTACTACCCGGACCCCGAAGCCACCGCGGCAGTGATGCGTCCGTCCAAGACCTTCAACGAGGCTCTGGAGTCGGCCAAGCAGTAG
- a CDS encoding serine hydrolase has translation MATVAAGTRRLVVGVLVTLTFLLGLAPGPAAAVSLSNTELQNAVDGWAAEIGAPGMSVQVLDSDAVVAEASSGVDGNGEPVDASTPFVWGSVSKQFTAATVVGLERQGALDESTPVVDIVPRARDMLGDPATTVDDLVHHTSGLPHDITVTDDWSRRGSAVDAVATISHPVGTTERGSFRYSSLNYLLLQAVVESVTGESFADALDAEVLAPAETSAITDPEQFTEDVPPGHVPFFGSARPIDVGVDSAGLGYGYLAGSTGDLGRYASWRLSQLQGGEDTAPEVDTGEGTEYGDGLFHEKIAGQDVWWHSGAVPGYYTYVAFVPALDRSMVLATNRYGEIEAEHIAAVGRNLTTLVIDGSTTGLPSSSAPMVLGAIFSAVAVLLAIVVWVTVRLFTGQVRQRSLGGAALRIAITTVLGGSVLIGAYIGVPSIVGASLSVMALWAPDVTLAFWILLGTVFLASALVVADQVVNYSRIRQT, from the coding sequence ATGGCGACCGTAGCGGCAGGTACCCGACGACTCGTCGTGGGAGTGCTGGTGACTCTGACCTTCCTTCTCGGGCTTGCGCCCGGTCCTGCTGCGGCAGTGTCGTTGTCGAACACGGAGCTGCAGAATGCAGTGGATGGGTGGGCGGCCGAGATCGGAGCCCCGGGAATGTCGGTCCAGGTTCTCGACTCGGACGCGGTGGTGGCGGAAGCATCGAGCGGTGTCGACGGCAACGGCGAGCCCGTCGATGCCTCGACACCGTTCGTGTGGGGCTCGGTGTCCAAGCAGTTCACGGCGGCCACTGTCGTCGGGTTGGAACGGCAGGGTGCACTCGACGAGTCCACGCCCGTCGTGGACATCGTTCCGCGAGCGCGGGACATGCTGGGCGATCCGGCAACGACAGTCGACGACCTGGTGCACCACACCAGCGGCTTGCCGCACGACATCACGGTCACCGACGACTGGTCCCGCCGCGGTTCGGCCGTCGACGCAGTCGCGACCATCTCGCATCCGGTGGGGACGACCGAACGTGGATCGTTCCGGTATTCGAGCCTGAACTATCTGCTCCTGCAGGCAGTCGTCGAGTCGGTGACGGGGGAGTCGTTCGCCGATGCGCTCGACGCCGAGGTCCTCGCGCCTGCCGAGACGTCCGCCATCACCGATCCGGAGCAGTTCACCGAAGATGTTCCACCGGGTCATGTGCCGTTCTTCGGCTCGGCCCGACCCATCGACGTCGGTGTCGATTCGGCTGGTCTGGGCTACGGCTACCTCGCGGGCTCCACGGGCGATCTCGGACGCTACGCATCCTGGCGACTGAGCCAACTGCAGGGCGGGGAGGACACAGCCCCCGAGGTCGACACCGGCGAGGGCACCGAGTACGGCGACGGACTGTTTCACGAGAAGATCGCCGGACAGGACGTGTGGTGGCATTCCGGAGCCGTCCCCGGTTACTACACCTACGTGGCATTCGTGCCAGCCCTGGACAGGTCAATGGTGTTGGCCACCAATCGATACGGCGAGATCGAAGCCGAACACATCGCCGCGGTGGGCAGAAATCTCACCACACTCGTCATCGACGGGTCGACCACCGGCCTACCGTCGTCGTCGGCTCCGATGGTGTTGGGTGCCATCTTCTCGGCCGTGGCGGTCCTGCTCGCCATCGTCGTCTGGGTCACCGTTCGGCTGTTCACCGGGCAGGTTCGACAGCGTTCGCTCGGCGGTGCAGCGCTTCGTATCGCGATCACCACGGTGTTGGGCGGGTCGGTGCTGATCGGTGCCTACATCGGGGTGCCGTCGATCGTCGGTGCGTCACTGTCGGTCATGGCCCTGTGGGCTCCCGACGTCACTCTGGCGTTCTGGATTCTGCTCGGCACGGTGTTCCTCGCGTCTGCCTTGGTCGTGGCCGATCAGGTGGTCAACTACAGCCGAATTCGGCAGACCTAG
- a CDS encoding NAD-dependent succinate-semialdehyde dehydrogenase, with amino-acid sequence MTTYKTVNPADGTTVKEFETLDTAGVERALADAHAGFQTWRKTSPKHRAEILHKVADLYTERSEELARTISLEMGKPLTESQGEVELSSNIYRYYADNGPALLEDEKLDVPGAEDTVLQRKPVGALVGVMPWNFPYYQVARFAGPNLMVGNTILLKHAPNCPQSALLMEEIFQQAGLPQDAYINIFATNEQIADMIADSRVQGVSLTGSERAGTSVAETAGRNLKKVVLELGGSDVFIMLDSDDMDATVESATRARLSNAGQACNAAKRILVAEEFYDDFVTKLVASFEAVQTGDPLDANTTLGPLSSQTAADTLIEQIDDAVAKGATLLTGGKKIDGPGAFVQPTLLTDVTPDMRAYSEELFGPAGVIYKVESPQQAIELANSSPYGLSGSVWSTDLDKARDVAEQLEVGMAFVNEHGTTLPGLPFGGVKRSGVGRELGPWGMDEFVNKKLVRVSAK; translated from the coding sequence ATGACGACCTACAAAACTGTCAATCCTGCCGATGGCACAACCGTCAAGGAATTCGAGACTCTCGATACGGCCGGCGTCGAGCGCGCACTCGCCGACGCCCACGCCGGGTTCCAGACGTGGCGCAAGACCTCACCGAAGCACCGCGCCGAGATTCTGCACAAGGTCGCCGACCTCTACACCGAGCGTTCCGAGGAACTGGCCCGAACGATCTCGCTCGAAATGGGCAAGCCGCTGACCGAGTCGCAGGGCGAGGTGGAACTGTCGTCGAACATCTACCGCTACTACGCCGACAACGGCCCCGCCCTCCTCGAGGACGAGAAGCTCGACGTGCCCGGTGCGGAAGACACTGTGCTGCAGCGCAAGCCGGTCGGCGCGCTCGTCGGCGTCATGCCGTGGAACTTCCCCTACTACCAGGTGGCCCGGTTCGCAGGCCCGAACCTGATGGTGGGCAACACGATTCTGCTCAAGCACGCACCGAACTGCCCGCAGTCGGCACTGCTGATGGAAGAGATCTTCCAGCAGGCCGGACTCCCTCAGGACGCGTACATCAACATCTTCGCGACCAACGAGCAGATCGCCGACATGATCGCCGACTCACGCGTGCAGGGCGTCTCGCTCACCGGTAGCGAGCGAGCCGGAACCTCCGTCGCCGAAACCGCAGGACGCAACCTCAAGAAGGTCGTCCTCGAACTGGGCGGATCGGACGTCTTCATCATGCTCGACTCCGACGACATGGACGCAACCGTCGAATCCGCAACTCGGGCGCGGCTGTCCAACGCAGGTCAGGCCTGCAACGCCGCAAAGCGGATCCTCGTCGCCGAGGAGTTCTACGACGACTTCGTCACCAAGCTCGTCGCATCCTTCGAGGCCGTGCAGACCGGTGACCCGTTGGACGCGAACACCACCCTCGGCCCCCTGTCGTCGCAGACCGCTGCCGACACATTGATCGAGCAGATCGACGACGCCGTCGCCAAGGGCGCGACGCTTCTGACCGGCGGCAAGAAGATCGACGGACCGGGTGCATTCGTGCAGCCGACACTGCTGACCGACGTCACCCCCGACATGCGGGCGTACAGCGAAGAGCTGTTCGGACCGGCCGGAGTGATCTACAAGGTCGAAAGCCCGCAGCAGGCAATCGAATTGGCGAACTCCTCGCCCTACGGCCTGAGCGGATCGGTGTGGAGCACCGATCTGGACAAGGCCCGTGATGTGGCCGAGCAGCTCGAGGTCGGTATGGCCTTCGTCAACGAGCACGGCACCACCCTCCCCGGCCTGCCGTTCGGCGGAGTCAAGCGCTCCGGCGTCGGCCGTGAGCTGGGACCGTGGGGCATGGACGAGTTCGTGAACAAGAAACTCGTGCGGGTCTCCGCGAAATAA